A single Caretta caretta isolate rCarCar2 chromosome 2, rCarCar1.hap1, whole genome shotgun sequence DNA region contains:
- the IDI1 gene encoding isopentenyl-diphosphate Delta-isomerase 1 isoform X1: MWRALCGFVAAVGGRGAVRSHASRLPAGSLLGQEARADSPAGRKRSTTAMPEVNTDNLDEQQVQLLAEMCILIDENDKKIGADTKKNCHLNENIDKGLLHRAFSVFLFNTEDKLLLQQRSDAKITFPDCFTNTCCSHPLSTPLELEENNAHGVRRAAQRRLRAELGIPLEQVTPEEISYLTRIHYKARSDGIWGEHEIDYILFVRKNVTLNPDPNEIKSYCYVTQEELKQLLEKASKNEIKITPWFKLIAETFLFKWWDNLHNLNRFVDHEKIHRM, translated from the exons ATGTGGCGCGCGCTGTGCGGGTTTGTGGCGGCTGTGGGTGGCAGGGGCGCCGTGCGCTCTCACGCCTCGCGACTGCCCGCCGGGAGCCTGCTGGGACAGGAGGCCCGGGCCGACAGCCCCGCGGG TAGAAAGAGAAGTACCACAGCTATGCCTGAAGTAAACACAGATAATCTTGATGAGCAGCAGGTGCAGCTTTTGGCAGAGATGTGTATCCTTATTGATGAAAATGACAAGAAGATTGGTGCAGATACCAAGAAAAACTGCCATCTGAATGAAAACATTGATAAAG GATTATTGCACCGAGCTTTCAGTGTTTTTTTATTCAATACAGAAGATAAGTTGCTATTGCAGCAGAGATCAGATGCTAAAATTACTTTTCCAG ATTGTTTTACCAACACTTGCTGCAGCCATCCACTAAGCACCCCACTAGAACTGGAAGAAAATAATGCCCATGGTGTTCGGCGAGCAGCACAGAGGCGATTAAGAGCAGAGTTAGGAATTCCTCTGGAACAG GTAACTCCAGAAGAAATCTCCTATCTAACGCGAATTCACTACAAGGCCCGCTCTGATGGGATCTGGGGAGAACATGAAATTGATTACATCTTGTTTGTGCGGAAGAACGTAACACTGAATCCTGATCCGAATGAGATCAAAAGCTACTGTTATGTGACACAGGAAGAACTAAAACAGCTCTTGGAAAAAGCAtcaaaaaatgaaatcaagatTACTCCATGGTTCAAATTAATTGCagagacttttctttttaaatggtggGATAACCTGCATAATTTAAATAGATTTGTGgatcatgaaaaaatacacagaaTGTAA
- the IDI1 gene encoding isopentenyl-diphosphate Delta-isomerase 1 isoform X2, with protein sequence MWRALCGFVAAVGGRGAVRSHASRLPAGSLLGQEARADSPAGKRSTTAMPEVNTDNLDEQQVQLLAEMCILIDENDKKIGADTKKNCHLNENIDKGLLHRAFSVFLFNTEDKLLLQQRSDAKITFPDCFTNTCCSHPLSTPLELEENNAHGVRRAAQRRLRAELGIPLEQVTPEEISYLTRIHYKARSDGIWGEHEIDYILFVRKNVTLNPDPNEIKSYCYVTQEELKQLLEKASKNEIKITPWFKLIAETFLFKWWDNLHNLNRFVDHEKIHRM encoded by the exons ATGTGGCGCGCGCTGTGCGGGTTTGTGGCGGCTGTGGGTGGCAGGGGCGCCGTGCGCTCTCACGCCTCGCGACTGCCCGCCGGGAGCCTGCTGGGACAGGAGGCCCGGGCCGACAGCCCCGCGGG AAAGAGAAGTACCACAGCTATGCCTGAAGTAAACACAGATAATCTTGATGAGCAGCAGGTGCAGCTTTTGGCAGAGATGTGTATCCTTATTGATGAAAATGACAAGAAGATTGGTGCAGATACCAAGAAAAACTGCCATCTGAATGAAAACATTGATAAAG GATTATTGCACCGAGCTTTCAGTGTTTTTTTATTCAATACAGAAGATAAGTTGCTATTGCAGCAGAGATCAGATGCTAAAATTACTTTTCCAG ATTGTTTTACCAACACTTGCTGCAGCCATCCACTAAGCACCCCACTAGAACTGGAAGAAAATAATGCCCATGGTGTTCGGCGAGCAGCACAGAGGCGATTAAGAGCAGAGTTAGGAATTCCTCTGGAACAG GTAACTCCAGAAGAAATCTCCTATCTAACGCGAATTCACTACAAGGCCCGCTCTGATGGGATCTGGGGAGAACATGAAATTGATTACATCTTGTTTGTGCGGAAGAACGTAACACTGAATCCTGATCCGAATGAGATCAAAAGCTACTGTTATGTGACACAGGAAGAACTAAAACAGCTCTTGGAAAAAGCAtcaaaaaatgaaatcaagatTACTCCATGGTTCAAATTAATTGCagagacttttctttttaaatggtggGATAACCTGCATAATTTAAATAGATTTGTGgatcatgaaaaaatacacagaaTGTAA